The following coding sequences lie in one Capsicum annuum cultivar UCD-10X-F1 chromosome 5, UCD10Xv1.1, whole genome shotgun sequence genomic window:
- the LOC124898919 gene encoding uncharacterized protein LOC124898919, translating to MTVKEYCHKFNQLSKYAPGMMADSRTSMSKLLAGVSGHVVKECRSAMLNRDMDLSRLMIHAQQIEADKVKGRVRVRGNKRVRSEQQGYSQARFSGGIRPQFQSCSLVPALSSASTPASELGRSRVIGLLCAGPRIV from the coding sequence atgacagttaaggagtattgccataagtttaaccagttatctaagtatgctcccggtatgatggctgattctagaactagcATGAGTAAGTTGTTGGCCGGTGTATCTGGtcatgttgtgaaagagtgtagatccgctatgcttaatagggacatggacctttcaagactaatgattcatgctcagcaaattgaAGCAGACAAAGTGAAGGGGAGAGTGAGAGTGAGAGgcaataagagagttagatcagagcaacAGGGGTATAGTCAGGCTAGGTTTTCTGGAGGGATCCGCCCTCAGTTCCAGAGCTGTTCTCTTGTGCCAGCGCTTTCATCAGCTAGTACTCCTGCTTCAGAATTAGGCCggagcagggtaataggcctactatgtgcaggtcccaggatagtgtga
- the LOC124898921 gene encoding uncharacterized protein LOC124898921, whose product MPSRRARRNNERPQPVDPLGETVSQAEFRATFQALAQAITANAQANTQATIPPSLGNNFAVAWVRDFMRMNPPEFFGSKVGEDPQMYLDEARKITQIMHVTEEESVKLAAYGR is encoded by the coding sequence atgccttctcgtagagctcgcagaaacaacgaacgacctcaacccgttgatcctttagGCGAGACAGTGTCCCAAGCCGAATTTCGGGCAACTTTCCAAGCGCTAGCCCAGGCGATCACTGCCAATGCCCAAGCCAACACCCAGGCTACTATTCCACCTTCGCTAGGGAATAATTTTGCTGTAGCCTgggttcgtgactttatgcgaatgaatccacctgagttctttgggtcgaaagtaggtgaagacccacaaatgtatttagatgaagcgagaaagatcactcagattatgcacgtgacgGAGGAGGAGAGTGTTAAATTGGCTGCCTATGGAAGATga